In the Nitrososphaerota archaeon genome, AGAAGCTACCCCTCTCAGTGCTGCAGCAAGGTAATTAGGATCAACCTTCACCATAACGACGGCTGAAACATCAAACCCAACCTTCCTCGGATCCACAAGGGCCATCACCTTTCTAATAACCTTAGCATCAACCAAACGCTTAACCCTATACCTCACGGTCGACTCAGGGACGTTGAGTCGCTTGGCAATCTCAGCGTAAGAAATTGTCGCATCAGCCTGCATCATCCTTAAGATCTCTTTATCTACTTCGTCAAAACCCGCCTGCAAACTAAAGATAAGTGATGAAGAGGGGGTTTAAAATTGTTATCATAGGTATAGGATCTTTAGAATACAGGGGAGGTTGCCCTTGAATCTCTCAGATACATCCACCAGATACTCCCAGAAGCTGCTTACGGGAGGGTTCTGCGCCGCTCCTCCCTTTCTCACACATATAGAGTAATATTCGTCTCTCGCATCCTTTATGTATACTACTCCTACCAGACCAGCCCGCTCCGCCTTTTTTGCTATGATCTCTGGACAGAGGCTCACGCCTAAGCCCTCTGATACCGCCGCTATTACACCTGAAGGTTCTGGCATAAGCATCTTAACTTCTAGATCCCCGCTATCCACATCATCCAGCTTAAAGTACTCCTGCACCAAACTATTTACCTCGCAGCCAGCCTCATATAGGACAAAGGGCATCCGCTTCACCCATTCTAGGCTTACACTTCTTCTACCCGCAAGCCTATGTTTCGGAGGAACTATCACAACTAACCTATCCTTTGCTATCTCAATCTCCCCTTCCCGGAGACCACAGCTGGAAGGTTTAGAGTAGGAGGCGAGGTCTATCTCCCCGCTTTCAAGCCTCCTCTCTAGCTCAAGAAGACCCAAAACCTCAAGATTGAACTCTACTAAGGGATTACTTCGCTTGAAGTTGCTTAGGAGACAAGGCATAACGTGCTCACCTGCGATTCTCGATGCGCCTATCCTTATCACACCACCCTGAGAAGGGCTAACGCGAACAAGAGGCTTAGAAATCAAGCTAATAACTGCCTTAGCGATCTCTACGATCTCTTCCCCGTCTTCGGTGAGAAACACTCCCCTATTAGTCCTCTCGAAGATCTTGGTCTGAAAGTATGCTTCGAGCTTATTTATCCTGTTCAGCAGCGCTACAGGGCTGGTCTTGAGGTTCTTTGCCGCCTGATTCAGGCTGTTGGTCCTGGCAACTTCCAGAAGCGCCAGAAAATCAGATACACGCGGCTCCACCATTCTTCCTATTAAGGAAATGTTAAAGCAACATTTAAGTTTTGCGAAAAGAGGACCTAACGAAGGTGAGTATGAGTAAAAAGGATCTTGACGAAATAGTCAAGCTGCTTAGCATCAAAAACTCATCGTCCGAATTTCAAGAGTTAATGACTAAAGCGAAGGAAACGACGATTAGTCGTTTGGGTCGACGTGGCCATTTGTGGTGTGCCATTGGCATCGATTACAAACCTTGTCCTATGGAGTGTAAATTCTGTAGCTTTTCGGAGAAGTGGAATATCGTAAAGGAGAGCCGAGAGTTAAAAACAGAGGATGTTATTGAGTGGGCGAGATACTTCATTAGAGAGGGGGCTAGTTACCTCGTTATAAGAACTAGCGAAGCATATTCTGTTGCTAATCTTGCTAATCTAGGCAGAGCTATTAGAAAAATAACGCCAGATGGCGTTAAGCTCGTGGCAAATACACGAGATTTAACAATCGAGCAAGCACGTATACTTAGTTCAGCCGGTTTTGACGGAATATATAAAGCTATTAGATTAAGGGAGGGTATAGATACAAACTTCAATATAGAAAAGCGCCGTCGATCGATTGAGAATGCCAAGAAAGTAGGTCTTGAAGTCTATTCTCTTGTTGAGCCAATAGGTCCTGAGCATACCTACGAAGAAATCGCAGAGAGAATCATAGAATTAAGGCAATTCATCAGACCAGCAGTTATTGGGGCTATGGCTAGAATTCCGGTTGAGGACACCCCTCTATCACGGTTCGGTAAAATATCTCAGGACGAGCTCGTCAAGATTACAGCTATAATTGTCCTATCTACGCTACCTGTGCTGGATAATGTTAGGGCTGTTTGTAGTCACCCTCCTTATGAGAGGCTTGCTGAAGCTGGCGCTAATGCGTTTGTCGTCGAGGTCGGTGCGATTCCTAGGAACAAATATTTTTCATTCAAGGAGTGGCAGAACTTTACTGTGGACGACGCTAAGAAGTTTTTGGCAAAAGCCGGTTATGTGGTTTAAGCTAAGGGTGCTAGATCGATGGAGAAGAAAGTTGAGTCTCTCACTGAGGGTCTCGTAACTTTTGCCTTCTGCTTGTGGTGCCTTTTCTGGATGATTCAGCCCGCTATCTATTATCCGGATATCGTGAGGGGGAGGTGGTTTGGCTTCCCCGCGCATTATGCGTTCTGGCTTGTAGGTATGGTAACAGTAGTACCAGCCAGTTGTTTTGCTTACACAATATGGGCAAATAGCAGGGAGAAGCGAAGTCGAAGGTGTAGTAACTGATGGGACCATCGAGCTACTTAGCAGGGATATACTTTATAATTATGGTCGTACTATTCTTGCTAACCTCATACTTCGGAATACGGAGGGGGAGAGGATTTGAAGAATATTCAATCGCAGGGCGTAGCATAGGCGGCTTTGTTAACGGCATGGCAGGAATGGCAAGTTATCTATCTGCCTTTTTGTACATGGGAATGACTGGAGCGGTCGTAGCTACTGGCTTCCCATACATGGGGGCCTTAGTACCATTTGCCTTAAGTATCGCTATATTTATGGCTCTGATCGGCCCCTATGCCAGGAACACTGGAGCGCGTACGCTCATAGAGTTTATAGAACTCAGATATGGTAGGACAGTGGCATATCTGGCACTAGCAGTAAACTTTGTGTTCATAGGGATGTTTATGATAGGGCAGATGAAGGCTGTGGGAATCTGCATAGAATATATCTTCAAGATACCATACGCCACTGCTATATTTATTGGCGGAATAATTCTAACCACTTATTGTGTAGTTGGTGGCATGTTTGGCATCACGTGGAACCAATTTATCCAAGGATTACTAATGCTGATTGGAATAGCGGTGCCTTTAGCTTTGGTATTAAAAGCAGTGGGCGTAGCGAGCTGGTATAATCCATTTCTAGGCTATGGCGACCTCTCTCCTATAATGGAAAGCGCGGGTTTCTTCAACCTCGTGAAGACACCCCAATATTACCTGAGCCTTGCTCTAGTTGGATTAGGTGGAGCCGCTGCCGCCCCGCAGGTATTTGTGATTTCTGCGAGGGCTAGGGATGCCCCATCAGTAAGGTGGGCTCTGTCGTGGATGGTTCTCTTTGTCGGGCTTGTTTACGCCTGCGCCATGGGTTTTGCCTTCGCCGCTACCTACTGGATTAAGACAAGCGGAATCGTTATTGAGCAAGATAAGGCAGACTATGTACTTTTCATGCTTTGCGATGCGATGGTACCAAGTTACATCAGTGCACTCGTAGTAGCCGCCGCTCTTGCCGCAGCATTCTCAACACTAGCATCTTTACTAGCCTTCTGTGGAATAGTCGCAGTTACCCATATTTATGAACCACTTAAGAAACTTGTAAAGAAGAGTAACGTGTTCTTTGAAGGGGAGAAAACAACTATAATGGTTATTGCTACTGCTGTGGCTGGAACCGTTTGTACCCTTCTTGCCTGGTCACCGCCATCTCTACTAGTGGTGCCTATAATGTGGGGATGGGAGCTTTTAACCTCTACCTTACTCATTCCGTGCGTCTTTGCCTTATGGTGGAAGAGAGCCACAAAATGGGGTAGTGTAGCCTCGATTATGGTAGGAGCTATGGTTGTATTTACACAAGGATGGACCGGCCCACTTCTTAAAATGCCATTTTATGGTTGTCTTGTATTTCTACCACTATCTGCACTAGTTCACATAATAATATCTTACCTAACTCCCCCAGATTCTACTAGAACGTTGTTGGATATTTGGCACGGGTTTGCCGACTATTCCGAAAGGCGGTATTCAAGCAAGTTGTTGCCACTAACATTTGGCATAGTAAGCATTTTGATGCTGTGGTTTGCATCGACGGGATTGTTAAGATAGGCTTAATTTCGTAAGTTGGAGAATGTAATGAACACATCAAAAGAGCTTGAAAAGAAAGAAGCCAACGTAAAACAGACCAAGTGAAAATAAGAGCCACTATCTCGACATTTGTATCACTATGTAAAGATAACTTCCTAAGTTCGCCTCAAAAGTATTCATCTTACGTATACTTAAACCACCTCTTTCAGAACCCATCTCCCCCTCTTCTTCGTCGCTAGAATAGGTTTGGCTTCGAAGTGTTTAGCCCACCTCAAGAGCTCCTCCCTCTCCCCTTTCGTGAAACCGCCCTTAACCTTCACCTGCACAGCCAACCTAACACCATCCCTAGCAGCCAAAAGATCTATGGGTGTGTGGGAGGCAGCACTCCTAATCACCAAATAGCCCTGATCCTCAAGCAAACCCTTAACCCAATACTCACCACTCCTACCACGCACATACGCAGACCCCAAACACACCACACACTCTTCTACCCCACAACCCTTTATGTGTTTTATCTGGTTTATCCCGGCTGCTTATACCCTTATATGCCGGGGTAACATTGGAATACTCTGGCTAAAATTAATAGTAGCGCTGTGTCTATCGTGGTTCGTAAAGAGATCATCGAGCTTGCTGAAAAGATGGTTAAGTATAAGCTTGCTGGAAGAGGATAGAAAGAGATAAGAATGGTTACTACGTGAGTCTAGCGGATATGGAGAAGAAGAGGGAGATCTACCGCTCCAGGGTAAATGTGCTGCTGAGGACGCTCGGTCTAATCTTCCTCATCCTAGGGCTTTTGACAGCCTACCTCACAGCCACAACACCACTTTATCCACCTGTAGCGGCGACATTTTACCTTATTTCAACTCTACTTGCTGTTTCAGGTGTAGTAGCGCTGGTCGCCCGGATAGAGTAAACCCTTCTTTAGGCTAGAAGTCTGTCATCACCCTAAACTGATCTACTTCCTCTACGCCCATCTTCTGGAGGAAGGCTCTTGCCGCACCCGTGACGTCTTTGGCCGCTGTGATCGCTCTGCCAACCACTATTATGTCAGCACCAGCTTTAAGAGCAGCTTCAACGTTGTTGAGTCTTATTCCACCTGCAACAGCTATCAGCACCTTCCCGCAGACCTCCCTTATCTCCCTTATATTGCCCCAAGCGTACGCCTCGTCCTCAACATCTATCGCTCTATGAATCTCAACTATATCCGGCTTCACCTTCAGCTTCCTAAGCACGTCCACTGGGTTCTGCACGTTTATAGTATCCATAAGCGAAAGAGCACCTATCTTCTTACACTCCTCTATGAACTTCTCAATCGTCTTAATCGGGGCAAGCCCAGAGAACCCTATTACATCGGCTGTGGCGTCGCCAGCCATCCTAGCCTCCACATTCCCAACGTCAAGCGTCTTCATATCAGCAATAACCACAGACTCAGGCCTAAGGCTGTGAATCTTCTGAATAACCTCAACACCATACCTCTTGATCAGAGGCGTCCCCGCCTCAAGTATGATCGCATCACTCCTTGGTAGAGCCTTAATTATCGCTTCAACGCGCCTCCAATCTGGGATATCTAACGCGACCTCTAAGTAAGGTGGCTTCTTAAGGTTGTTTATCCTAAACCCAACCATGCCGTGTATCGCTTTATCCTTCTCCTCTAAAACCTTATCTATGCTCGGGAAGCCCGATAGCGCACGCTGCAACGCTAGCTTGGTAGCAGCATAGTTATAGCGGTAGATTCGCTGATAATCCCTACCCTTTGGGTGAATGAAGACAGAGACGAGAACCACATAATCCTCAGCCTCCTCCTTCGGTATGATCCCCTCCTCAACAGCATCAGCGACAGCTTTAGCCACAGCGCTCTGCGCCGGTCCAAAGACCTTCTCAGCATCCTCAAGATCCCTTAACGTAACCTTAGGCACTATCAGAGTAGGTGGTTTAGCTGGTAGATTCGGTCTGATTACTGCGAGTATAGGTGTGTGCCCTGCTGTTGGCTGCACCAGCGCGTTCGCAAAAGCTAAACCAGCTGGTCCGTTCTTCCTGCCTATGATGAGATCTATGTGCGCTACTTCAGGCTCCTCGCCAATCAGCGCTTCCCCGACTAAGAGGTCAGTCATATTGATCTATCCTATACTCGTAGTTCATCGACCTAACAAACTCGACCAGCTCGTTCCTCTCGTTCCATATCCTTATGTGGATGTAGCCGTTTCTCTCATCCAACCCCATCACCTCCCTGCAGAAGGCTGGGAAGTCTGGCGGTAGAGGTCTACTGTTTCTAAGTAGGAATTCGAGGTACTCTTTTAGAAAGACGATCCTACCCTCCTTACCCTTATCCTTCAACTTTACTTTAAGCTTCTTGTGGAAGACGCTCTCCTCAGCTTCCTCTTCACTCATATGCTTCTGGCAACATAAATCAGCTATTAAAATTTAAGCTTTCTCCATTAGGATCTTACAAAATACCAGAGAGTAAAATAGGCATTACCGCAAGCAAGATCAGCCAAAAGTAAACATTCAAGCAAAAAGGCCACGAAGATAAAAACGTGTTCACACATGAAGCACGATGAAAAAAGAGTGAGTGCGATGGCAGAACCGATCCGATCTGATGTTGGGATCAGAATCCTCTGAATGGGTGTTTGGTTACATCCTTTTTGCTAAGAACTTCATCCACACTCGGTTCCTTTGCGAATGCGCGTTTAATAGCCAGTTTAGTAGCTGCATAATTGTTCTCATAGATCTTCTTATTATCTTCAGCCGCTGGATGTATGAAGACTCCACAGATTATACAGAGGTCTTCAGCCCTACCCTTAGGTATAACGCCTTCCGCAACGCTATCTGCAACCGCCCTAGCAACGGCTTCTTGCGCCGGGCCGAACATCTGCGTAGACTGCTTCATGTTCTTCATATCAACCTTAGGGATGATCAGTGTAACAGGCTTGGGCTGAAGATTAGGTGCTATCACCGCAAGCAGAGGTATATGCCCAGAGGTCGGTGTCGCTAACGCAGTAGCGAATGCTGCACCCACAGGTCCCTCCTTTTCACCGATCACCAAATCGATATGAGCGACTTCATTCCCCTCTCCAACTAATGCCTCCCCGACCAGAAACATCTAGCCTATCACCCCCCTCCAACTACATACCACGACTTTAGGTGCGCCTATCGCATCGGAGGCAGGTACGCCTTTGAAGCATCCTTGCAAGCAGTAACCCCAGTACTTATCCACAGGATGTCGCGAGTACTTCACGGGTATATCTAGAACAGCAGGTTTACCGGATTCAAACGCCCTTCGCAGAGCGCTCCTTATATCGTCTCCATTTGTGACCCGTTCGCCATAGCACCCTATAGTCTGGGCTAGTCTTGAGTAGTCGATCTCTGTGAAATCTACACCTATAAATCTTCCAAATAGGTCTTCCTGAAACATCTTTATTAGCCCCCACGCGTTATCATGACATATGACCACTACAACTGGAACGTTATATCTAACCGCTGTTTCTAATTCACATGCCGTTATCATGAATGACCCATCTCCACTAACGTCGATAACTTGCCTATTTGGCCTAGCGATCTTAGCGGCAATAGCCATTGGTAAGCCAAAGCCTAACTGCCCAAGACCCGAACCGTCAAGTCTACCACATCCTTGTGGTTCAAGCTGTCTCAAATAGGTTATGGCCCATACCATAGTCTGCCCACCATCATATGCCACTATTGCGTCTCGTGAAAGGATTTCTCTTAATTCTTTCATCAGTCTGGCATAAGTGATAGGAGATTTTGCATTCTCCTCAGCCTCAAATTGTGCCATATATTTTCGATGTGTTTCCTTCAGCTCCTTAACCCACTCTCTTACACCCTCAAACGGTTTAAAATTGCCTTTAAGGATTTGCAGCATATCTTCTAAGAAGGCTTTAGCATCGCTAACTATTCCGACCTCACAACGCACATTTACACCAATAACGCGTGGGTCGATATCTACGTGTATTATTTTCAGCCCAGTTTCAGGCCAGATGGGTGGTTTACCAAGTCCGATCCATTCAGAGAACCTGCACCCTATGGCTAAAATTACGTCTGCTTCTTTGATAGCTTTGATTACTGCGTCGCCCCCAATCCAACCCGAGTCTCCAACCCATAACGGGTGATCTGCAGGTATAGAACCAGCGCCCGAAATCGTTGTGATTACAGGTATACACATATATTCAGCAACCTCCCGCAGTACCGACATCGCTTGTGATCGAAGCACACCTCCGCCTGCTAGCAGAAGCGGTCTTTGAGCTTTAGCCAGCAGATCGACAGCCTTCTTAACAAGTTCTGGCTGCGCCCTGATTCTACCGATGGGCCTGTACTCCTGCGGCTCTGGAAGAGTTATTTCATCCCTCCACTCATATAAGATGTCGACTGGTAAATCGAGGTGAACCGGACCAGGTCTCCCGCTGAGTGCCTCTCTAAAGGCGCGGTGGACCATTTCAGGTATTCTGCTCCACTCCCACACAATTGTGTTCCACTTGGTTATCGGTTTAAAGAGGTCATACTGGTTTAAAGCTTGTATAGATTCTTTAAATGGATACGCCCGGAAAGATTGAACATTAGGTGTTATGACCACGATAGGAGAGCTATCACCGTAAGCGTTTGCAACGCCGCCTACGAGGTTTGTGGCCCCAGGACCGACCGTCCCACAACATACACCTGGTTGACCAGTAACCCTACTCCAAGCATCAGCCATCATCGCAGCAGAAGCTTCGTGCCTAGTCATAATAAACCTCATCTCACCGTCTCGTGCGATAGCGTCCATGAATGTTAAAAGTTGCCCGCCCGGTAATCCAAACACGTAGCGTACTCCCTCTTTTTTCAAAGCTCTACAAAGAAGCTCTCCGCCACTAATCTTGGACATAGTTGGTCATCAACCGACAGAACCTTAAATATTTTTGGTGTCAAAAATTGTAGAATGTTGTAAAGAAATCGGAAGAAATGCGATACGATGCAAACTTTGTGGTGAACTCTTATGATCTACCCTATTTGCGTTACAGCGAAGACCCTTCGAGTTGTATAAGTTTTGAGATGCGTGAGCGTTGCATAGGCGCAGGATTTTGTATAATATCGACCAAAGGCATTTTATTCTTTAATTATTCAAGCAGTATGTTATTTTTATTAGAAGGTGGTTAATCAAAACTTATCTAGTTAACATTTCTCAGAGGGAGTGTGGGAAAATGTTTAGATGTTAGTAGATGGATAAGTTTCTCTACTGCTGTTATATCTTAGCTTCCTCTTCAGCTTAACTAAGTTGTCTATCATCTCATGTATAGATATCCTGTGCCGCATTATAATCTCTCTCAGCATCCACCCGTCTTCGAACGTGTCCAACGCATCATCGAGTCTCATCAAGCACACCCTTAGAGATGAAACACATTTATCTATAGCTCTTTCTGTTTTTCGGGTGTATTCGTCCTTAAACAGACGAGGTTGTAACCAGAGCTCGTAGACACTCTTTCCTTCTCTCACGTGCTTGACCAACCTTCTAACAACATGTGCGGTGACCCTCTCCTTTATGGCGTACTCACCTATCTGCTCTCTTAGTTCTTCGTCCAGAGGTAAAAGTTCTTGGGCTACGCTAGGGTTTGTGCGATGTCGCACAAGTGCATCTTGGATAGTTTTTGGCAAGGATAGTAGGGCTATCCTTCTACTAACATATGAGTGGCTCTTGCCTATCTTTCGCGCTAATTCAGAAACGCTTCCAAAGCCATATTCATCCACATACTTTTTGAAGGCTTTTGCTTCCTCTATGGGGTCGAGAGTCTTGCGTTGGATGTTTTCTATTAGAGAAGCCTCGTAGGCTTCTTTATCGTCTAACTCTACTATGTGGCAAGGTATTTGCTTTATACCAAGCATCTTACAAGCCTCTAACCTACGATTACCCGCAACCACCTCAAATCCATCTCTAACATGCCTAACGACTATGGGGTGAAGAAGACCCTTTTCTTTTATAGAAGCAGCGAGCTCTTGTAATGAGCCTAGGTCGTCTCTTGTGGGTTGGCTAGAGGGGCGAATTTTGCTTATTTCAATCTCCTCTAATATACCTAAAAGAGGGGTTGCAACCACAGCATCTTCTTGTAAGATACTCCTAAATAAACTACTCTCTACTCTAAAAGTTAAAAAGATGGCTAAAATAAGGAGAAGCCTGTGAGCATGCCTTGCAATATAGGGAGAAGATAAGAGATGCGCTGATAATATCCATA is a window encoding:
- a CDS encoding ParB/RepB/Spo0J family partition protein, with translation MVATPLLGILEEIEISKIRPSSQPTRDDLGSLQELAASIKEKGLLHPIVVRHVRDGFEVVAGNRRLEACKMLGIKQIPCHIVELDDKEAYEASLIENIQRKTLDPIEEAKAFKKYVDEYGFGSVSELARKIGKSHSYVSRRIALLSLPKTIQDALVRHRTNPSVAQELLPLDEELREQIGEYAIKERVTAHVVRRLVKHVREGKSVYELWLQPRLFKDEYTRKTERAIDKCVSSLRVCLMRLDDALDTFEDGWMLREIIMRHRISIHEMIDNLVKLKRKLRYNSSRETYPSTNI
- a CDS encoding bifunctional 5,6,7,8-tetrahydromethanopterin hydro-lyase/3-hexulose-6-phosphate synthase, with translation MTDLLVGEALIGEEPEVAHIDLIIGRKNGPAGLAFANALVQPTAGHTPILAVIRPNLPAKPPTLIVPKVTLRDLEDAEKVFGPAQSAVAKAVADAVEEGIIPKEEAEDYVVLVSVFIHPKGRDYQRIYRYNYAATKLALQRALSGFPSIDKVLEEKDKAIHGMVGFRINNLKKPPYLEVALDIPDWRRVEAIIKALPRSDAIILEAGTPLIKRYGVEVIQKIHSLRPESVVIADMKTLDVGNVEARMAGDATADVIGFSGLAPIKTIEKFIEECKKIGALSLMDTINVQNPVDVLRKLKVKPDIVEIHRAIDVEDEAYAWGNIREIREVCGKVLIAVAGGIRLNNVEAALKAGADIIVVGRAITAAKDVTGAARAFLQKMGVEEVDQFRVMTDF
- a CDS encoding LysR family transcriptional regulator, with protein sequence MEPRVSDFLALLEVARTNSLNQAAKNLKTSPVALLNRINKLEAYFQTKIFERTNRGVFLTEDGEEIVEIAKAVISLISKPLVRVSPSQGGVIRIGASRIAGEHVMPCLLSNFKRSNPLVEFNLEVLGLLELERRLESGEIDLASYSKPSSCGLREGEIEIAKDRLVVIVPPKHRLAGRRSVSLEWVKRMPFVLYEAGCEVNSLVQEYFKLDDVDSGDLEVKMLMPEPSGVIAAVSEGLGVSLCPEIIAKKAERAGLVGVVYIKDARDEYYSICVRKGGAAQNPPVSSFWEYLVDVSERFKGNLPCILKILYL
- a CDS encoding thiamine pyrophosphate-binding protein → MSKISGGELLCRALKKEGVRYVFGLPGGQLLTFMDAIARDGEMRFIMTRHEASAAMMADAWSRVTGQPGVCCGTVGPGATNLVGGVANAYGDSSPIVVITPNVQSFRAYPFKESIQALNQYDLFKPITKWNTIVWEWSRIPEMVHRAFREALSGRPGPVHLDLPVDILYEWRDEITLPEPQEYRPIGRIRAQPELVKKAVDLLAKAQRPLLLAGGGVLRSQAMSVLREVAEYMCIPVITTISGAGSIPADHPLWVGDSGWIGGDAVIKAIKEADVILAIGCRFSEWIGLGKPPIWPETGLKIIHVDIDPRVIGVNVRCEVGIVSDAKAFLEDMLQILKGNFKPFEGVREWVKELKETHRKYMAQFEAEENAKSPITYARLMKELREILSRDAIVAYDGGQTMVWAITYLRQLEPQGCGRLDGSGLGQLGFGLPMAIAAKIARPNRQVIDVSGDGSFMITACELETAVRYNVPVVVVICHDNAWGLIKMFQEDLFGRFIGVDFTEIDYSRLAQTIGCYGERVTNGDDIRSALRRAFESGKPAVLDIPVKYSRHPVDKYWGYCLQGCFKGVPASDAIGAPKVVVCSWRGVIG
- a CDS encoding Lrp/AsnC family transcriptional regulator, which encodes MQAGFDEVDKEILRMMQADATISYAEIAKRLNVPESTVRYRVKRLVDAKVIRKVMALVDPRKVGFDVSAVVMVKVDPNYLAAALRGVASFEEVQHVFQTTGEYDIISVIHVRDMKALNEFKQRVKTLEGVK
- the fae gene encoding formaldehyde-activating enzyme, whose protein sequence is MFLVGEALVGEGNEVAHIDLVIGEKEGPVGAAFATALATPTSGHIPLLAVIAPNLQPKPVTLIIPKVDMKNMKQSTQMFGPAQEAVARAVADSVAEGVIPKGRAEDLCIICGVFIHPAAEDNKKIYENNYAATKLAIKRAFAKEPSVDEVLSKKDVTKHPFRGF
- a CDS encoding sodium:solute symporter family protein, whose translation is MGPSSYLAGIYFIIMVVLFLLTSYFGIRRGRGFEEYSIAGRSIGGFVNGMAGMASYLSAFLYMGMTGAVVATGFPYMGALVPFALSIAIFMALIGPYARNTGARTLIEFIELRYGRTVAYLALAVNFVFIGMFMIGQMKAVGICIEYIFKIPYATAIFIGGIILTTYCVVGGMFGITWNQFIQGLLMLIGIAVPLALVLKAVGVASWYNPFLGYGDLSPIMESAGFFNLVKTPQYYLSLALVGLGGAAAAPQVFVISARARDAPSVRWALSWMVLFVGLVYACAMGFAFAATYWIKTSGIVIEQDKADYVLFMLCDAMVPSYISALVVAAALAAAFSTLASLLAFCGIVAVTHIYEPLKKLVKKSNVFFEGEKTTIMVIATAVAGTVCTLLAWSPPSLLVVPIMWGWELLTSTLLIPCVFALWWKRATKWGSVASIMVGAMVVFTQGWTGPLLKMPFYGCLVFLPLSALVHIIISYLTPPDSTRTLLDIWHGFADYSERRYSSKLLPLTFGIVSILMLWFASTGLLR